The Leptospirales bacterium sequence GTCGTACTTTGCACTTGCTGAAATAGGTGAAGAAGCCATCGGAGAAGGCCTCGCGGAAGCTGAACTCCCGGCCGGCAGGCAGCCAGCCTTGCTTGCGTGCGTAGTCAATGACGCCCTTGCTGCAGTAATCGTAGTCCGCGTCAATCGTCAGGCCATTGGAAATGCTGCGAAAGCCCTGCACCTTTGCCGCCACCCAGTGCCGGCCCGCGCTCTCCAATACATATGCCTCTTCTGGATCGGCCATGATGAAGCTGTTATGATAGAAGAAACCACGATCCGTATATCCCCCGCAAGCATCCTGTCCGTATTCTTCGATCAGGTCGGTGATATAGGACAGTGCGTCGGCCGCGGTGCGTTTGCGTTCGAGAGCCAGGCGGATCATATCCATTCCAGTGAGGCCGTCATTCTTCTTTGCAATTCTGACGCGAGTAAAGACCGCCTCATTGCCAATGGTCAGACCGTGCTCGTTGGCGCCCATCTCGGCGCCCCACATTTGAAAGGGCTTACTCAGAATCACTTCATAAATCGAGGCGGCCTGGGGAATGGCGATTTGCGTGCAGCGCAGCTCTTTCTCCTGGCACTCTCGCGCCGGGTAGCGCACCAGTTGTTGCGCCTCGTTTGGCTCCCGATCCGAATTTTTACCGAAGATCATCCTGCCGCTGGCGGTAAAGCCAGGCGTCGCTACAAAGGTATCGCACATGCTGCTAGCTTCGCAGGACGTGGAAGGCGGTCAAACAAAGCGCAGACCGTTCAGGGCGCTGGATTTGGCGCCTGTCTATGGATCTCGTCGATCGATTTTTTGACTTCGACGCTGAGGCTCAAGCTGGCGCTGGCCAGATTACTGCGCAGCTGATCCATGGTCGTCGCGCCAATGATGACAGAAGCCATGAAGTCCCGGGAACGGGCATAGGCCAGAGCCATTTGCGCCGGATCCAGACCGTGTTGGGCGGCAAGAGCCACGTATCGTTCCGTAGCTTTTTCCGATTCAGCATTGGTGTAACGCTGGAAGCGCTGGAACAATGTGAGTCGGCCGGCTGGCGGTTTCTGACCATGGAGGTACTTCCCGGAAAGGTAGCCAAAGGCCAGCGGCGAGTAAGCCAGCAGGCTTATTTTTTCGCGCAGCGCAATTTCAGAAAGCCCGACTTCAAAGCTGCGATTGAGCAGACTGTAAGGATTCTGGATGCTGATGATTCGCGGCAGGCCCCTTTGCTCGGCCTGGCGCAGATATTCCAGCAGACCCCAGGGCGTTTCATTGGAAACGCCAATGTTTCGAATCTTTTTTTCAGAGATGAGCTCGGCAAGCGCCTCCAGCGTTTCCGCAATAGGAATTCCGTCCTTTTCTGGCTTGTGAACATAGCCCAATTGTCCAAAGAAATTGGTAACACGCTCTGGCCAGTGCAATTGGTACAGATCAATGTAGTCGGTTTGTAGCCTGCTCAGGCTGCCCTCGACAGCCTTTCGCAAGCTCTGCCGATCCAGGCGCGGCCCGCCGCGGATATACTTAACCCAATCGCCGGGGCCAGCCGCTTTGGTGGCCACAATGACTTGCGCCCGATTGTTGCGCGCCTTCATCCAACTGCCAATGAATTGTTCAGTGCGTCCTTGTGTTTCCGCCATGGGCGGGACGGGGTACATCTCCGCGGCGTCCACGAAGTTTACGCCTTCCTGCCAGGCATAGTCCAGTTGCTCGTGAGCCTCGGGCTCGCTATTTTGCTGACCCCAGGTCATAGATCCCAGACAGATGCGACTTACCTGGAGCGCTGACTTTCCTAACGATACGTATTCCATATGATATGCAATCTCCTGATTTATTTCGAACCGGCTCCTTTCAGCCGGCAAATGCCTCGATCGGTTCTTTGCGTCCCTTCAGTCGAATCAAGCCCAGCCGCGGCAATTTGCACTCCTCGTCGCCAAGACGCTGCAGCGCTTCGCGCGAAAGCAGGATGGGGACGCGCAATCTCTTGGTGGCCGACTCCAGTCGCGACGCTACGTTGACTACGTCGCCAATTACGGTATATTCCATCCGGAAGCTGGAGCCAATGTTGCCAGCGACAACCATTCCACTGTGTATGCCGATGCCGTTATCAAGGACGCCAGATTGTTCGGCGCGCAATTCGGCGTTCAACGCTTCCAGCTCGCGTCGCATCGCTCGCGCCGCACGGAGCGCACGACTGGCGGCGTGCGGTTGGTCGCCCGGCGGGCCAAAGACCGCCAGAATCGCATCGCCAACGTACTTATTGATCATTCCGCCCTGCTCGTGGATTGCCAGACTCATCCGCTCGAAATAGCGATTGAGCAGTTGAACCAGCGCCTGCGGGGGGATCGCCTCCGAGAGCGTGGTGAAACCGCGCAAATCACAAAACAAAACTGTCGCCTCGCGCAACTCGCCGCCGAGTTTCAAGGCGCCGCTAAGCGCCAGGTCGCGCACCGCCGGATCAACCATCTTGCCAAAGGCGTCCCGCAACGTTTCCTTTTCCGCGAGTCCGGCGGCCATCTCATTTACGCTTTCGCCCAGGTCCCCCAGTTCATCGCGCGAGACTACACTGACTCGGATGTCATAGACGCCGCTTCGAATCGCATCGGTTGCGGCGCGCAACTCTCGAAAGGCGCGATGATCGATGCGCGCCAGCGTTTGAGAGAGGATCCAGGCTACTGCGGTGGTCAGCGCCGCGACAGTCGCCGCCAGCAGCGGCATATTGCGTGCCGTAAAGGCTTGCAGCGCCGGCATGCTGGTATTGAACAACAAGAATACCGGATAAAGGGTGATGGCTACATAAAGAATTGCAGCGCGCGTTTTTGCCGGAAAGCTGATGGCCCCTTCCACGCGCGACAGTCCGCCCGCGGGAAAGTAGCGCGGTATCAGGAAGCTACGGTTGATCAGCTCGAGACTGAAGTAAACAAAAACGAAGCAAAATAGCGTCGATAGCAATGACTCGATTCCAAAAAGAGTCATCAGCGTTGCCTTATTGGCGGCTCCGCTTAGCTGAATTTGCACCAGGACCAGAGCGCCGCCAAAGGCCCAGCCAATGCCGCCGATCGCGGCCGAAAAGAACGGTCCATTCAATATGCGCCGCGCAACGACCGCCGGCATCGTCGCTTCCTGGCTGGAAGAGCCCGGCGGCGGATACCGAAGCACCGGCAAAAAGTAAGCCATTGCCAGGGTGGTTGGCGTTGCAAAACTGATAATTGCAGCCCACGTCGGAAGCTGGCTGAGATTCTCGGCGACGCCACCCAGTAGCGCATAGGGAGCAATCAAGTTGTTCGCAACAATTACGATCAGATTGGCGCCGACTGCTGCAGCGGTGTAGATCAACGGCAGAACAAGTCGCGAAAGCGGTCGACGATGTGCGCTCATCCGTCGCTTGCTTGCGAAGGGCCCCGGTTCGTATGTAGAGGGCGCCTGCGGCAACTTAGAGAATGGTCTGGCATCCTGGTCGGCACTGGCAATGGATGCCTTCGCGCAATTTAGTGATTCCAGTTTTCAAATAGTCGCAAGTCAGCTCCTCATCAGCGCGAATCTCGCGCAGTGTCACTACGACGAGGGTTTCGGTGATCGTACAATTAGGTTCGCAGTTGTGATTGATCATGTCCACCCCGTCGTAGTAAACATCAGCCGGCTTGAGAATCGTGACCAGCTTGTTGTCGCGGATGATCAAATCAATGCACTGGCCAACGGTGCAAGGCGGATAGTCGACGCTGCCATCGCTTTTTATATCCAGCGCCGTTGTGACGCCCGCAGAGAGCGCGCCGAGCATTTTTCCGGCTGGCAAGTCGACGCGGGCAAAGAGTCCGCGTCCTATCTTCGTTTCCCTGGTATAAACCAGAGCATCGTCAGTGAAGTTGGGATAAACAGTATGTGCGTTTGCCGCGGCAGCGCCGGAATGAGTGGCCATGGAACCTCTGCCGCAGAGGCGGCAATTCAGCCGACCGTCACCGCAAGGCAGGCTATGTCAGCACAAAAAATGCGCTGAGCCAGTTCGAGTTTAGGGCAGGGACTGAATGCGTTCATATGGCGATCGATTCAAAGGGCGCATTTGCTGGCGTGATCTGGCGGAGCTAGGAGGTTGACGTTGTGGAGGACGGACAATCTCATCGCGCTCGGCTGGTGATCCTCAGCCCCAGGGGTTCGGGCGCGGAGCAGCGCCTGGCTATCCAGGGGCCGCCTCCACTGAGCCGACTGCTATCGACAGATATCGATCTTTCCCCGCGCAGCCAGAGCGCGCACCCCTTTCACAGCGCGGCGGATCGAATCTTGCGCCGCATGGCGCAGCTATTTGAGAATGTCGAAAATGGTGAGCTGTACCTGTCCGTCATGGAGTATGCCGAGGCGGAGGGGTCCTGCCAGTGGTTCAGGATTGCCGCTTCCCTCGGCGAGCCCCCGGAAGCATTGCAAGATGCGCCGAAATTCGGCGCACTACTGTCACTGGACACGGTGCAATGTTGAATCTGATGTCAGTTTGTGGCGTTGACTTCTTTGCTACGAGCGTGGTACGTACCACAAGATGTGGATATTCTATCCACATCTTGTACGAAAAGAAGGCGCCATGAGCCTTTCACTGGCATTTTGCGATAGCCGGGGCGCCGACGCCCGTCGCAGATGGCCGATCAGTCGCAATATTGCAGGTACAGACCTTGCAAATTGAACGGCAATCTCTCCAGAGAAGG is a genomic window containing:
- a CDS encoding C69 family dipeptidase — protein: MCDTFVATPGFTASGRMIFGKNSDREPNEAQQLVRYPARECQEKELRCTQIAIPQAASIYEVILSKPFQMWGAEMGANEHGLTIGNEAVFTRVRIAKKNDGLTGMDMIRLALERKRTAADALSYITDLIEEYGQDACGGYTDRGFFYHNSFIMADPEEAYVLESAGRHWVAAKVQGFRSISNGLTIDADYDYCSKGVIDYARKQGWLPAGREFSFREAFSDGFFTYFSKCKVRQARSTAGGSARTGRFQLSDALQILRSHGEIDPNNFDPATGDMGHLCLHASGLTTPSQTTGSLAAELRPDGRSSFWFTGSAAPCLSVYKPVFCPGDNLIESEFAAPGPRPDHSLWWRHEQLHRLALRDYRTVSGILDRERQDLENDFQRQELLYLKKKARTRELSAFSRECFERADEALGRWLTTARAAQPQRRGFTPLYSLYRMRTDAAVDFEATAAK
- a CDS encoding NADP(H)-dependent aldo-keto reductase, yielding MEYVSLGKSALQVSRICLGSMTWGQQNSEPEAHEQLDYAWQEGVNFVDAAEMYPVPPMAETQGRTEQFIGSWMKARNNRAQVIVATKAAGPGDWVKYIRGGPRLDRQSLRKAVEGSLSRLQTDYIDLYQLHWPERVTNFFGQLGYVHKPEKDGIPIAETLEALAELISEKKIRNIGVSNETPWGLLEYLRQAEQRGLPRIISIQNPYSLLNRSFEVGLSEIALREKISLLAYSPLAFGYLSGKYLHGQKPPAGRLTLFQRFQRYTNAESEKATERYVALAAQHGLDPAQMALAYARSRDFMASVIIGATTMDQLRSNLASASLSLSVEVKKSIDEIHRQAPNPAP
- a CDS encoding HAMP domain-containing protein — encoded protein: MSAHRRPLSRLVLPLIYTAAAVGANLIVIVANNLIAPYALLGGVAENLSQLPTWAAIISFATPTTLAMAYFLPVLRYPPPGSSSQEATMPAVVARRILNGPFFSAAIGGIGWAFGGALVLVQIQLSGAANKATLMTLFGIESLLSTLFCFVFVYFSLELINRSFLIPRYFPAGGLSRVEGAISFPAKTRAAILYVAITLYPVFLLFNTSMPALQAFTARNMPLLAATVAALTTAVAWILSQTLARIDHRAFRELRAATDAIRSGVYDIRVSVVSRDELGDLGESVNEMAAGLAEKETLRDAFGKMVDPAVRDLALSGALKLGGELREATVLFCDLRGFTTLSEAIPPQALVQLLNRYFERMSLAIHEQGGMINKYVGDAILAVFGPPGDQPHAASRALRAARAMRRELEALNAELRAEQSGVLDNGIGIHSGMVVAGNIGSSFRMEYTVIGDVVNVASRLESATKRLRVPILLSREALQRLGDEECKLPRLGLIRLKGRKEPIEAFAG
- a CDS encoding SET domain-containing protein translates to MATHSGAAAANAHTVYPNFTDDALVYTRETKIGRGLFARVDLPAGKMLGALSAGVTTALDIKSDGSVDYPPCTVGQCIDLIIRDNKLVTILKPADVYYDGVDMINHNCEPNCTITETLVVVTLREIRADEELTCDYLKTGITKLREGIHCQCRPGCQTIL